The Melitaea cinxia chromosome 6, ilMelCinx1.1, whole genome shotgun sequence genome has a window encoding:
- the LOC123654696 gene encoding uncharacterized protein LOC123654696, which produces MLAMKQILLLIFVVCVVCDARPDSAGHVPLPGPGLSYGGIPYGSISGNVAEYFRHLGPSIGRVGNLRGSASIDYAPIEQYL; this is translated from the exons ATGCTCGCGATGAAACAG ATTTTGTTGTTAATATTCGTCGTCTGTGTGGTCTGCGACGCGAGACCAGACAGCGCTGGACACGTTCCACTTCCCGGCCCTGGACTATCATACG gtGGTATTCCTTACGGCAGTATAAGCGGTAATGTTGCGGAATACTTCAGACATCTGGGGCCATCTATCGGTCGGGTCGGGAACTTGCGCGGCTCTGCGTCTATCGACTATGCGCCAATTGAGCAATATCTGTAA
- the LOC123654812 gene encoding shematrin-like protein 1 yields the protein MASRKVALFTFACLLAVALSAPAQEAKDLETEKEDLQTAASHWGGHYGGYGWGHYGYPHYGYGWGWPSYGYGWYGGWPYGGYYGSHGYWW from the exons ATGGCTTCCAGAAAA GTCGCTTTGTTCACCTTTGCTTGCCTGCTAGCCGTGGCTCTATCTGCACCTGCGCAGGAAGCCAAAGATCTAGAAACCGAAAAGGAAGATCTACAAACAGCAGCATCCCATTGGGGTGGACACTATGGCGGATACGGATGGGGTCATTACGGTTACCCCCATTATGGCTACGGATGGGGATGGCCGAGTTACGGCTACGGGTGGTATGGTGGTTGGCCGTATGGTGGATATTATGGCAGTCATGGCTACTGGTGGtaa